In a single window of the Littorina saxatilis isolate snail1 linkage group LG5, US_GU_Lsax_2.0, whole genome shotgun sequence genome:
- the LOC138966948 gene encoding uncharacterized protein — translation MGDVGGARQGSKPRPLGQVKTESLHFNSGSSGTRPVPSPLVSAFTDLRSVNGGEEGLRASIKSMRELRESLRHAALLNIVAAANNDPAFRDLPPHDPRPQLQGVAPSHLAPPHHQRRRVTSPLALQVTSSRGSPIPQTTENGGRSAGSGTYHIPSPCPESGGSSPQTLVANLLSPRIRTISIPRPGARANDLPGPFIHRSATQAKECLSRVGELVRSRTEGVESATTHDVAALKMTVSGGGLQLVQGHALIDTARSHGNATQTFRNASAAKTFSAMSRDTTVSRNSGPPPSASHGSESSRTTTSDLRTRKGGAKSSNGEETRASSGQQMISVRRHLTAGKKLELVKRLTEMAKCEAVDMNDPLASEDEGVDGGVDDCVGGGGAPSTFMPPMIIMSQQRYDKSQQNFSSSSLAAESVGFSQNTMVDSELPGATRNSPTTTTTTTNLTMYRAKSLSSLMASNNYNYMSNSRNKASSHNPDTHPTAQNTLERTVSGSMPDLMEGLEASERKQHYTLERNDSGDRIGLDDSLFTDGIVGKTIRKKGEAEGEGGMGLVESRPLLPATPSIRSQRGTRPSGRRSSLGPLDPATPAGPKLTSTTTYVLNLAPSSNPATKGSKPASDIPTGTMPLDYISSYTPTLPTLTITGLQREKTVTGGEPASTSRAARELRPANKNSVSSSMELFQQLDDQCEKLQRQLNISVNVPTRRSHTWQHGTPPATPINRTDVSAHLQCVSLGDGGRETGNTTPSSPSSSSLLRRPQYLRNNTVATALSDVDEHSHVGTAGGGGFTDRTLLSDWRHHADHQVNGLERNYTHRTLESENTDNGFASYGLNVVPLPDTAEVEASRRMLMSSDNDVIGRPGVGAPPSFSDPSPDSTSGALADPVSKFKGVKEPRYQGSSSRVPEGEVRSQFHYVHPSHMAESEEAREMKYRVLKALDQDVYYDFQHRKYRNTPAAATAPAPAATSASRCSKEEDRPRVHFFKVKVEGSHE, via the exons ATGGGGGATGTGGGGGGTGCACGCCAGGGGAGCAAACCCCGCCCCCTGGGACAGGTGAAGACCGAAAGCCTGCATTTCAACTCGGGTAGCTCGGGTACCCGACCCGTGCCCTCGCCGCTCGTCTCCGCTTTCACAGACCTTCGGAGTGTCAATGGTGGCGAGGAAGGACTGAGAGCTTCTATTAA GTCTATGCGTGAGCTACGGGAAAGCCTGCGACATGCGGCGCTGCTCAACATCGTGGCGGCCGCCAACAACGACCCTGCCTTCCGCGACCTCCCGCCCCATGACCCCCGCCCCCAGTTGCAGGGCGTCGCCCCATCTCATCTCGCCCCGCCCCACCATCAGCGGCGCAGGGTGACTTCGCCCCTCGCCCTCCAAGTCACCAGCAGTCGAGGTTCTCCCATTCCGCAGACTACGGAAAATGGAGGGCGCTCTGCTGGCAGCGGGACGTACCACATCCCCAGTCCATGTCCGGAGAGTGGAGGCTCCTCTCCGCAGACTCTGGTGGCCAACTTGCTGTCCCCGCGCATAAGAACCATCTCCATCCCACGCCCAGGAGCTCGGGCCAACGATCTGCCCGGGCCTTTCATCCACAGGTCCGCCACTCAGGCCAAGGAATGTCTCAGCAGAGTGGGAGAGCTGGTACGGTCTCGCACGGAAGGGGTGGAGTCTGCGACCACCCACGACGTGGCAGCGCTGAAAATGACAGTGTCAGGCGGTGGGTTGCAGCTCGTTCAAGGCCACGCTTTAATTGACACGGCGCGAAGCCACGGGAACGCTACTCAGACTTTTAGAAACGCTTCTGCTGCGAAAACTTTCAGCGCCATGTCCCGAGACACCACCGTGTCAAGGAATTCAGGTCCGCCCCCCAGCGCCTCACACGGCAGTGAAAGTAGCAGAACTACTACATCAGATCTTCGCACAAGGAAGGGCGGAGCTAAGAGTAGTAATGGGGAGGAGACACGAGCGAGCAGCGGTCAGCAGATGATATCGGTCCGACGCCATCTGACGGCTGGCAAGAAACTAGAACTGGTCAAGCGGCTGACGGAGATGGCCAAATGCGAGGCAGTGGACATGAATGACCCTCTTGCTAGCGAGGACGAAGGAGTGGATGGCGGTGTTGATGattgtgttggtggtggtggagcgCCATCGACCTTCATGCCGCCTATGATCATCATGTCCCAGCAACGATACGACAAGAGCCAGCAGAATTTTTCTTCGTCTTCCCTCGCTGCTGAATCTGTCGGCTTCTCACAAAACACTATGGTAGACTCAGAACTCCCTGGAGCCACTAGAAATTCCCccaccactaccactaccaccactAACTTAACCATGTACCGCGCTaagtctctctcctccctcaTGGCTTccaacaactacaactacatGAGCAACTCGCGCAACAAGGCTTCAAGCCATAACCCAGACACTCATCCCACTGCCCAGAACACTCTGGAAAGAACTGTAAGCGGGTCTATGCCAGATCTGATGGAAGGTTTAGAGGCTTCAGAGCGCAAGCAACACTATACGCTAGAGCGGAACGACTCCGGAGACAGAATAGGACTGGATGATTCTCTCTTCACGGACGGCATCGTCGGGAAAACGATCCGCAAGAAAGGGGAGgcagaaggagaaggagggatGGGCCTCGTGGAGTCCCGCCCCCTACTCCCAGCCACGCCCTCCATCCGCTCTCAGCGCGGGACTCGACCCTCTGGGCGACGCTCTTCTCTAGGACCGCTGGACCCAGCAACCCCTGCAGGTCCCAAGCTCACCTCCACTACCACCTACGTTCTCAACCTCGCCCCGAGCTCCAACCCCGCCACCAAAGGTTCTAAACCCGCCTCAGACATTCCCACGGGCACCATGCCCCTTGACTACATCTCTTCTTACACTCCAACGCTCCCTACTCTTACCATCACTGGACTTCAAAGAGAGAAAACTGTAACGGGGGGCGAGCCTGCGTCCACTTCCCGCGCCGCCCGAGAGCTACGACCCGCGAATAAGAACAGCGTGTCGAGCAGCATGGAGCTATTCCAGCAGTTGGACGATCAGTGCGAGAAGCTTCAACGGCAGCTGAACATCAGCGTCAACGTTCCCACTCGTCGTTCTCACACCTGGCAG CACGGCACACCGCCGGCCACGCCAATTAACCGAACGGACGTCAGCGCCCATCTACAGTGCGTTTCGCTGGGAGACGGAGGGCGGGAGACTGGGAACACAAcgccctcttccccctcctcaTCCTCCCTCCTCCGTCGGCCCCAGTACCTCCGGAACAACACCGTGGCTACCGCTCTGAGTGACGTGGACGAACACAGCCACGTTGGGACGGCCGGCGGCGGCGGCTTCACGGACAGAACTCTGCTGTCGGACTGGCGTCACCACGCAGATCACCAGGTCAACGGGCTGGAAAGGAACTACACCCACAGGACCTTAGAGTCTGAAAACACCGACAACGGGTTCGCAAGCTACGGTCTCAACGTGGTTCCGCTTCCGGACACGGCGGAAGTGGAGGCGTCCAGGAGGATGCTGATGTCATCGGACAATGACGTCATCGGCAGACCTGGAGTTGGTGCTCCTCCCTCTTTCTCAGACCCTTCACCGGACTCCACCTCGGGCGCCCTCGCCGACCCGGTGTCCAAGTTCAAGGGCGTTAAAGAGCCGCGGTACCAAGGGTCCTCCTCGCGAGTACCCGAGGGTGAAGTCCGGTCCCAGTTCCACTACGTCCACCCCAGCCACATGGCTGAGTCTGAAGAAGCCCGGGAGATGAAGTACCGGGTGCTGAAGGCTTTGGATCAGGACGTCTACTACGACTTCCAGCATCGTAAATACCGCAACACtcctgctgctgctactgctccTGCACCTGCTGCCACGTCCGCGTCCAGGTGCAGTAAGGAGGAGGACCGGCCCAGGGTGCATttcttcaaggtcaaggttgaAGGGAGTCATGAGTAG